A window of Alkalicoccobacillus plakortidis contains these coding sequences:
- a CDS encoding carbohydrate ABC transporter permease: protein MSNTTLSKSKPIKVQKNKRFNPSMYLAYTFLIIVSGVWLIPVIFGITTSFRSQTEVVNEGFRLLPVNWIVDNYIAILENTSSAPILQWIWNSIFISTTHTLLVIVVISITGYGYTRMNFKGRDVLFFTLLAISFFPNVVNLIPSYKIIDTLGWVNTPWAMIVPGLAGMGNIFLVRQFMKGIPKELDESARVDGASDFVIFFRIILPLIKPVLIVCGLFSFVGSWNDFLWPVIVYTDVQKMPVTAGLLLLQDVYGNYRMIGQLMGSAILAIIPTLLLFLFAQKYFVQAIKLNAGIKG from the coding sequence ATGTCAAATACAACTTTATCTAAGTCAAAACCAATAAAAGTGCAAAAAAATAAGCGATTTAATCCATCAATGTACTTAGCCTATACCTTTTTGATCATTGTTAGTGGAGTCTGGTTAATTCCGGTCATATTTGGAATTACAACTTCGTTTCGTTCACAAACAGAAGTCGTTAATGAGGGGTTTCGTTTATTACCTGTCAATTGGATCGTCGATAACTATATAGCGATTTTAGAGAACACTTCTAGTGCGCCCATTTTACAATGGATTTGGAATTCGATCTTTATCTCAACCACACACACTTTACTGGTGATTGTTGTGATTTCGATCACTGGATATGGGTACACTCGTATGAATTTTAAGGGAAGAGATGTCTTATTTTTTACATTATTGGCGATCTCTTTTTTTCCGAACGTTGTAAACTTAATTCCTTCTTATAAGATCATTGATACCTTAGGCTGGGTTAATACTCCATGGGCTATGATTGTTCCTGGATTGGCTGGAATGGGGAATATATTCTTAGTCAGACAGTTTATGAAAGGAATTCCTAAAGAACTAGATGAATCGGCTAGGGTAGATGGAGCAAGTGACTTCGTTATCTTCTTTAGAATTATCCTACCGTTAATCAAACCAGTTTTAATAGTATGTGGGTTGTTTTCATTTGTTGGATCATGGAATGATTTCCTCTGGCCAGTAATCGTATACACGGACGTACAAAAAATGCCAGTAACAGCGGGATTACTTCTGTTACAGGATGTATATGGTAATTATCGAATGATTGGTCAACTAATGGGGTCTGCGATACTCGCAATTATTCCAACATTGCTACTATTCTTATTCGCCCAGAAGTACTTTGTTCAAGCCATTAAATTAAATGCAGGTATTAAAGGATAA
- a CDS encoding extracellular solute-binding protein — MKRLKGLSVLLGLSVMLVACGNDEYTIEFWTPLTGDDGANMDELVKQYNDSDPEYKVNHVITSDMYTKMYTVLNSGRGIPDLSIIHADRVPNFVDQDLLEPMTEIMALQPELKEENYLTEAWTSGDVDGTQYTIPLDIHGSAMYYNEDLLAKYGVEDFLDDDVVTFEEMLSLQGQLDEGDYVLNDSLLSWVILAQIQNLGGEIEDEAGNPTVNTPEMKQSFEAIKELSDAGIMTPYGEDGYLMFQSGNVLFSTDGTWSSIGHSQVENLNYGVTNVYAFEPTTFHNRASSHLFALLDTDERTDEKEVGIAAFLEFMREHSIEWAEAGQIVASVDVVESPEYKEYPQSFFTSSEEQTDSLHIYTYRHYPYVAEALDMYSADIAHGEIDIDEGLAEMQRFVEDKIQEGALDLENVVEEDTEE; from the coding sequence ATGAAGAGGTTAAAAGGACTGTCTGTTCTTCTGGGTTTGTCAGTAATGCTAGTGGCTTGTGGAAATGATGAGTATACGATTGAATTTTGGACACCATTAACCGGGGATGATGGGGCAAATATGGACGAGTTAGTGAAGCAGTATAACGACTCAGATCCAGAGTATAAAGTTAATCATGTTATAACGTCTGATATGTATACAAAAATGTATACCGTATTAAACTCTGGCAGAGGAATTCCTGATCTATCTATTATTCATGCAGATCGGGTACCAAACTTTGTCGATCAAGACTTGCTTGAGCCTATGACTGAAATTATGGCTCTGCAGCCGGAGCTAAAAGAAGAGAACTATTTAACAGAAGCATGGACATCAGGTGACGTTGACGGAACACAATATACGATCCCGTTGGATATCCACGGGAGTGCTATGTACTATAACGAGGATTTGCTTGCAAAATATGGAGTTGAAGATTTCTTAGATGATGACGTTGTAACGTTTGAAGAAATGCTGTCATTACAAGGTCAATTGGACGAGGGAGATTATGTGCTAAATGACTCCTTATTAAGCTGGGTTATCTTAGCTCAGATTCAGAATCTTGGAGGAGAGATTGAAGATGAGGCTGGTAATCCTACCGTTAATACTCCTGAAATGAAGCAATCTTTTGAAGCAATTAAGGAGTTATCTGACGCGGGCATAATGACTCCATACGGGGAAGACGGATATTTAATGTTTCAATCTGGAAACGTTCTGTTTTCTACTGATGGAACATGGAGCTCTATAGGACATTCACAAGTCGAAAATTTGAACTACGGAGTGACTAATGTCTATGCTTTTGAACCAACAACCTTCCATAACCGAGCCTCTTCTCATCTGTTCGCGTTACTAGATACAGATGAAAGAACTGACGAAAAAGAAGTAGGTATTGCGGCATTTTTAGAATTTATGAGAGAGCATTCGATTGAATGGGCTGAGGCTGGTCAAATTGTTGCAAGTGTTGATGTGGTAGAAAGCCCTGAGTACAAAGAATATCCGCAATCGTTTTTCACTTCTTCAGAAGAGCAAACAGATTCATTACACATATATACGTATCGCCACTACCCATATGTAGCGGAGGCTCTAGATATGTACTCTGCTGATATTGCACATGGAGAGATCGACATTGATGAGGGCTTAGCAGAGATGCAACGTTTTGTTGAAGATAAAATTCAAGAGGGTGCTTTAGACTTAGAAAACGTAGTGGAGGAAGACACAGAAGAATAG
- a CDS encoding carbohydrate ABC transporter permease codes for MKKINFSPIFFVGPHIVLFLVFILLPTIFGIYASFTKWNLVGDPVWVGLDNYRTILFNEDSTFYHQFYNGMKNTFLFVLISVPLMIIIPLLIAVALEHKEVKFKNLFQTLLYIPGLISISAASLIWSLIFNKQLGVVNNLFGSEAVWASTQPYAWITIIAITIWAGIGGNMIIYRASINGVSPDLYESAEIDGAGSFRKFLNITLPSIRFPLIFTLVMTTAGSFNVFAQPLMMTSGGPQQSTTVLMMYIRDLAFSHGQSIAGMASAMAVMLGLVILVISAIQYYLMNRNAV; via the coding sequence ATGAAAAAAATTAACTTTAGTCCTATATTCTTTGTTGGCCCTCATATTGTGTTGTTTCTAGTTTTCATCTTATTGCCAACTATTTTCGGGATTTACGCATCTTTTACTAAGTGGAATCTGGTTGGAGATCCAGTTTGGGTCGGACTAGATAATTACCGTACGATTTTATTTAATGAGGATTCTACTTTTTACCATCAATTTTACAATGGTATGAAGAATACATTTCTATTTGTGCTTATATCCGTGCCACTTATGATTATCATTCCGCTTTTAATCGCAGTTGCATTAGAGCATAAGGAAGTTAAATTCAAGAATTTATTTCAAACGCTGCTTTATATCCCTGGTCTCATCTCAATTTCAGCTGCGTCACTTATCTGGTCACTTATCTTTAATAAGCAGCTTGGGGTTGTTAATAATTTATTTGGATCAGAGGCAGTATGGGCATCTACTCAACCGTATGCATGGATTACGATTATTGCGATTACGATATGGGCAGGAATTGGTGGAAATATGATTATCTATCGTGCATCCATAAACGGTGTTTCACCTGATCTATATGAGTCTGCAGAAATTGATGGGGCCGGTTCTTTTAGAAAGTTTTTAAATATAACCTTACCTTCAATACGCTTTCCTTTAATCTTTACACTTGTTATGACAACAGCTGGTTCCTTTAATGTCTTTGCTCAGCCTCTTATGATGACAAGTGGAGGACCTCAACAAAGTACAACGGTTCTTATGATGTATATTCGTGATTTAGCCTTTAGTCATGGTCAATCCATAGCAGGCATGGCATCGGCCATGGCCGTCATGTTAGGTTTGGTCATTCTAGTAATCTCAGCTATTCAATATTACTTAATGAATCGAAATGCTGTATAG